A window from Salvia miltiorrhiza cultivar Shanhuang (shh) chromosome 2, IMPLAD_Smil_shh, whole genome shotgun sequence encodes these proteins:
- the LOC131011439 gene encoding probable alpha-mannosidase At5g66150 has translation MDNVTSELRKFYLKAYLGISDIRAAKYWLVFPASVPPLGWNTYFISKGTQKGRRRKFMSMMDVAQNETINIGPGNLKLSISTTSGQLTRIFNSKTGVDIPVQQSYLWYASSPGDATTLEYIF, from the exons ATGGATAATGTGACAAGTGAACTGAGAAAGTTCTATCTGAAGGCATATCTTGGGATTTCAGACATCAGAGCTGCCAAATATTGGCTCGTCTTTCCGGCATCTGTGCCACCTTTGGGCTGGAACACTTACTTCATCTCTAAAGGAACTCAAAAAG GAAGGAGACGAAAATTTATGTCTATGATGGATGTTGCACAGAATGAAACTATCAATATTGGACCAGGAAACTTGAAACTGTCAATTTCCACCACATCAGGGCAACTTACTCGCATCTTCAATTCTAAAACAGGA GTCGATATACCTGTGCAACAAAGCTATCTTTGGTATGCTTCAAGTCCAGGAGATGCCACCACTCTAGAGTATATATTTTGA
- the LOC131008081 gene encoding uncharacterized protein LOC131008081, with the protein MPPRRAPADQQNMMQEFITAMQGIFQQQAQGAQNPQRNNTSIVVEQFRRYNPPRFDGRSGPLAMEEWIRELERIFEHIECTDAHKVSCAVFQFCEDASHWWDSYKRSMTEQARQGLTWNRFKEIVTNQYFPRSYRNQKEAEFLDLKQGELSTTDYERKFNQLSRYATRLVNTNDQKADRFLRGLRPEIRGILAAQGIQDYALAVRRAQEVEAGLEMDKPPPKNIVRHEKRKWEDPSDGGRDTQNKRERVEPKPNEAPQLSYPQCPKCNKHHHGKCLYRSGICYYCHEPGHNATMCPHKGRKEPEKRGNARLYHMGGPDEAEKP; encoded by the coding sequence ATGCCGCCTCGTAGAGCCCCTGCCGATCAACAAAACATGATGCAAGAATTTATCACAGCAATGCAAGGAATCTTTCAACAACAAGCTCAAGGTGCACAAAATCCACAACGCAATAACACAAGCATAGTCGTAGAGCAGTTTCGACGTTATAACCCACCAAGATTTGATGGGAGGAGCGGACCACTAGCAATGGAGGAATGGATAAGAGAGCTGGAGAGAATCTTTGAACATATCGAGTGCACTGATGCCCACAAAGTCTCATGTGCTGTTTTTCAATTCTGCGAGGATGCTAGCCATTGGTGGGATTCCTACAAGCGATCAATGACCGAACAAGCGCGACAAGGGTTGACATGGAATAGGTTCAAGGAGATTGTGACCAATCAATACTTTCCACGCTCCTACCGCAATCAAAAGGAGGCCGAATTCTTGGATCTCAAACAAGGAGAGCTGTCCACCACCGACTACGAAAGGAAGTTCAACCAACTGTCACGCTATGCCACACGCCTAGTCAACACCAATGACCAAAAGGCGGATAGGTTCTTAAGGGGACTACGACCAGAAATTCGAGGAATTTTGGCGGCTCAAGGAATTCAAGATTATGCTTTGGCCGTGAGGCGAGCGCAAGAAGTTGAGGCAGGATTAGAGATGGATAAACCACCGCCTAAGAATATAGTTAGGCATGAAAAGAGGAAATGGGAGGATCCAAGCGATGGAGGAAGAGATACGCAAAATAAGAGGGAGAGAGTGGAGCCCAAACCTAATGAAGCACCCCAACTAAGCTACCCCCAATGTCCGAAATGTAACAAACACCATCACGGAAAATGTTTGTATCGATCTGGAATATGTTATTATTGTCACGAACCGGGTCACAATGCGACGATGTGCCCTCATAAAGGAAGGAAGGAACCCGAAAAGCGAGGAAATGCACGATTATACCATATGGGAGGGCCGGACGAGGCAGAAAAACCTTGA